The following proteins are co-located in the Mus caroli chromosome 7, CAROLI_EIJ_v1.1, whole genome shotgun sequence genome:
- the Tulp2 gene encoding tubby-related protein 2 isoform X2, whose product MDREGPRGPRRGASQENEQWKKETLEDEFSGVRLQKLEQQRQLFEKKQRRKRQEPLMVQANPDATLRHRRPRRGEERFQSDSSWGLGVGSPFLQENVPQAHLPSGAHSALVTMSYVGDGSGERAPLLSPRRAVYTRGNGPAARHLCWLPDSSDSDVEEVTMEDIPVISRPPQTNLANLRRGWLASPGPGISEEEEVESTDARVEDKTPSPDPDPTVNSDEDHGDLAPCKAEENTAQKNTETASGIGDEDPEKGEATESTETNNAPVASKVLQGDDGDTSNHNAWNMTCPQPRTPGPRLGEDMEAYVLLPAPRDHMVQCRIVRNKHGMDKGMFPSYYLYLEAEDGVAVRSSPLGHFLLAGRKRKRSKTSNYLISLDPKDMSRNGSNFVGKVRSNVLGTKFTIFDNGVNPERSYWVPDSARIREELGVVCYETNVLGFRGPRKMTVILPGMDSRKQRMKVQPQNDQDSILSRVQKGAGHGLLLLQNKAPSWSDESGAYVLNFHGRVTRASVKNFQIVHPDEPDHLVLQFGRVAPNIFTMDFRYPLCPLQAFAICLSSFDGKLA is encoded by the exons ATGGACCGTGAGGGGCCAAGAGGGCCGAGAAGAGG AGCGTCTCAGGAGAATGAACAGTGGAAGAAAGA GACCCTGGAGGATGAATTCTCTGGCGTGAGGCTGCAGAAGCTAGAACAACAG CGACAGCTATTTGAGAAGAAGCAGCGCAGGAAACGCCAGGAGCCCCTCATGGTTCAGGCCAATCCTGATGCTACCCTGAGGCACCGGCGACCAAGGCGCGGGGAGGAGCGCTTCCAGAGTGACAGCAGCTGGGGCCTTG GTGTTGGGAGCCCTTTCCTCCAGGAGAACGTACCGCAGGCACATCTGCCTTCAGGGGCGCACAGTGCCCTTGTCACCATGAGCTATGTCGGAGATGGGAGTGGTGAGCGGGCCCCCCTACTGTCACCCCGAAGAGCAG TATACACTCGGGGCAACGGCCCTGCGGCCCGTCATCTTtgctggcttccagacagctccGATTCAGACGTGGAGGAAGTGACCATGGAAGACATCCCCGTCATCTCCCGACCTCCCCAGACTAATCTGGCAAACCTACGCAGGGGCTGGTTAGCCTCCCCAGGACCCG GGATCAGTGAAGAAGAAGAGGTTGAATCCACGGATGCCAGAGTTGAAGACAAGACACCCAGCCCAGACCCAGACCCTACCGTGAACTCTGATGAAGATCATGGAGACCTGGCACCCTGCAAGGCGGAAGAAAACACAGCCCAGAAGAATACAGAAACAGCCTCTGGCATCGGG GATGAAgacccagagaagggagaggccaCAGAGTCTACAGAGACAAACAATGCCCCAGTGGCATCCAAGGTTTTGCAAGGCGACGATGGTGACACCAGCAACCACAATGCCTGGAACATGACCTGCCCCCAGCCTCGCACTCCCGGCCCTCGGCTTGGGGAGGACATGGAAGCATACGTGTTGCTCCCTGCACCCCGGGACCACATGGTGCAGTGCCGCATCGTCCGAAACAAGCACGGCATGGACAAGGGGATGTTCCCTTCCTACTACCTCTACCTGGAGGCCGAGGATGGTGTAGCAGTACGCTCCAGCCCTTTGGGG CATTTCCTTCTGGCTGGgcggaaaaggaaaagaagcaaaactTCAAATTATCTCATTTCCCTGGACCCCAAAGACATGTCTCGCAACGGGAGCAACTTTGTAGGCAAAGTTAG ATCCAACGTCTTGGGCACGAAATTCACCATCTTCGATAATGGGGTGAACCCTGAGCGGAGTTATTGGGTTCCAGACAGTGCCCGGATCAGAGAGGAGCTGGGAGTCGTCTGTTAT GAGACCAATGTCTTGGGATTCAGGGGGCCTCGGAAAATGACTGTGATCCTTCCAGGAATGGACAGCCGGAAGCAGAGGATGAAAGTCCAGCCACAAaat GATCAGGATTCCATATTGAGTCGCGTACAGAAGGGCGCTGGACACGGGCTGCTCCTACTGCAGAACAAGGCCCCATCGTGGAGCGACGAAAGCGGCGCATACGTACTCAATTTTCACGGTCGCGTCACGCGAGCTTCGGTCAAGAACTTCCAGATAGTGCACCCGGATGAAC CCGACCACCTGGTGCTCCAGTTTGGCCGTGTGGCCCCAAACATATTCACGATGGATTTCCGATATCCTCTTTGCCCGCTCCAAGCCTTCGCCATCTGCTTATCCAGTTTCGATGGGAAACTGGCGT GA
- the Tulp2 gene encoding tubby-related protein 2 isoform X6 encodes MVQANPDATLRHRRPRRGEERFQSDSSWGLGVGSPFLQENVPQAHLPSGAHSALVTMSYVGDGSGERAPLLSPRRAVYTRGNGPAARHLCWLPDSSDSDVEEVTMEDIPVISRPPQTNLANLRRGWLASPGPGISEEEEVESTDARVEDKTPSPDPDPTVNSDEDHGDLAPCKAEENTAQKNTETASGIGDEDPEKGEATESTETNNAPVASKVLQGDDGDTSNHNAWNMTCPQPRTPGPRLGEDMEAYVLLPAPRDHMVQCRIVRNKHGMDKGMFPSYYLYLEAEDGVAVRSSPLGHFLLAGRKRKRSKTSNYLISLDPKDMSRNGSNFVGKVRSNVLGTKFTIFDNGVNPERSYWVPDSARIREELGVVCYETNVLGFRGPRKMTVILPGMDSRKQRMKVQPQNDQDSILSRVQKGAGHGLLLLQNKAPSWSDESGAYVLNFHGRVTRASVKNFQIVHPDEPDHLVLQFGRVAPNIFTMDFRYPLCPLQAFAICLSSFDGKLACE; translated from the exons ATGGTTCAGGCCAATCCTGATGCTACCCTGAGGCACCGGCGACCAAGGCGCGGGGAGGAGCGCTTCCAGAGTGACAGCAGCTGGGGCCTTG GTGTTGGGAGCCCTTTCCTCCAGGAGAACGTACCGCAGGCACATCTGCCTTCAGGGGCGCACAGTGCCCTTGTCACCATGAGCTATGTCGGAGATGGGAGTGGTGAGCGGGCCCCCCTACTGTCACCCCGAAGAGCAG TATACACTCGGGGCAACGGCCCTGCGGCCCGTCATCTTtgctggcttccagacagctccGATTCAGACGTGGAGGAAGTGACCATGGAAGACATCCCCGTCATCTCCCGACCTCCCCAGACTAATCTGGCAAACCTACGCAGGGGCTGGTTAGCCTCCCCAGGACCCG GGATCAGTGAAGAAGAAGAGGTTGAATCCACGGATGCCAGAGTTGAAGACAAGACACCCAGCCCAGACCCAGACCCTACCGTGAACTCTGATGAAGATCATGGAGACCTGGCACCCTGCAAGGCGGAAGAAAACACAGCCCAGAAGAATACAGAAACAGCCTCTGGCATCGGG GATGAAgacccagagaagggagaggccaCAGAGTCTACAGAGACAAACAATGCCCCAGTGGCATCCAAGGTTTTGCAAGGCGACGATGGTGACACCAGCAACCACAATGCCTGGAACATGACCTGCCCCCAGCCTCGCACTCCCGGCCCTCGGCTTGGGGAGGACATGGAAGCATACGTGTTGCTCCCTGCACCCCGGGACCACATGGTGCAGTGCCGCATCGTCCGAAACAAGCACGGCATGGACAAGGGGATGTTCCCTTCCTACTACCTCTACCTGGAGGCCGAGGATGGTGTAGCAGTACGCTCCAGCCCTTTGGGG CATTTCCTTCTGGCTGGgcggaaaaggaaaagaagcaaaactTCAAATTATCTCATTTCCCTGGACCCCAAAGACATGTCTCGCAACGGGAGCAACTTTGTAGGCAAAGTTAG ATCCAACGTCTTGGGCACGAAATTCACCATCTTCGATAATGGGGTGAACCCTGAGCGGAGTTATTGGGTTCCAGACAGTGCCCGGATCAGAGAGGAGCTGGGAGTCGTCTGTTAT GAGACCAATGTCTTGGGATTCAGGGGGCCTCGGAAAATGACTGTGATCCTTCCAGGAATGGACAGCCGGAAGCAGAGGATGAAAGTCCAGCCACAAaat GATCAGGATTCCATATTGAGTCGCGTACAGAAGGGCGCTGGACACGGGCTGCTCCTACTGCAGAACAAGGCCCCATCGTGGAGCGACGAAAGCGGCGCATACGTACTCAATTTTCACGGTCGCGTCACGCGAGCTTCGGTCAAGAACTTCCAGATAGTGCACCCGGATGAAC CCGACCACCTGGTGCTCCAGTTTGGCCGTGTGGCCCCAAACATATTCACGATGGATTTCCGATATCCTCTTTGCCCGCTCCAAGCCTTCGCCATCTGCTTATCCAGTTTCGATGGGAAACTGGCGTGTGAGTAA
- the Tulp2 gene encoding tubby-related protein 2 isoform X5 — MSYVGDGSGERAPLLSPRRAVYTRGNGPAARHLCWLPDSSDSDVEEVTMEDIPVISRPPQTNLANLRRGWLASPGPGISEEEEVESTDARVEDKTPSPDPDPTVNSDEDHGDLAPCKAEENTAQKNTETASGIGDEDPEKGEATESTETNNAPVASKVLQGDDGDTSNHNAWNMTCPQPRTPGPRLGEDMEAYVLLPAPRDHMVQCRIVRNKHGMDKGMFPSYYLYLEAEDGVAVRSSPLGHFLLAGRKRKRSKTSNYLISLDPKDMSRNGSNFVGKVRSNVLGTKFTIFDNGVNPERSYWVPDSARIREELGVVCYETNVLGFRGPRKMTVILPGMDSRKQRMKVQPQNDQDSILSRVQKGAGHGLLLLQNKAPSWSDESGAYVLNFHGRVTRASVKNFQIVHPDEPDHLVLQFGRVAPNIFTMDFRYPLCPLQAFAICLSSFDGKLAFF; from the exons ATGAGCTATGTCGGAGATGGGAGTGGTGAGCGGGCCCCCCTACTGTCACCCCGAAGAGCAG TATACACTCGGGGCAACGGCCCTGCGGCCCGTCATCTTtgctggcttccagacagctccGATTCAGACGTGGAGGAAGTGACCATGGAAGACATCCCCGTCATCTCCCGACCTCCCCAGACTAATCTGGCAAACCTACGCAGGGGCTGGTTAGCCTCCCCAGGACCCG GGATCAGTGAAGAAGAAGAGGTTGAATCCACGGATGCCAGAGTTGAAGACAAGACACCCAGCCCAGACCCAGACCCTACCGTGAACTCTGATGAAGATCATGGAGACCTGGCACCCTGCAAGGCGGAAGAAAACACAGCCCAGAAGAATACAGAAACAGCCTCTGGCATCGGG GATGAAgacccagagaagggagaggccaCAGAGTCTACAGAGACAAACAATGCCCCAGTGGCATCCAAGGTTTTGCAAGGCGACGATGGTGACACCAGCAACCACAATGCCTGGAACATGACCTGCCCCCAGCCTCGCACTCCCGGCCCTCGGCTTGGGGAGGACATGGAAGCATACGTGTTGCTCCCTGCACCCCGGGACCACATGGTGCAGTGCCGCATCGTCCGAAACAAGCACGGCATGGACAAGGGGATGTTCCCTTCCTACTACCTCTACCTGGAGGCCGAGGATGGTGTAGCAGTACGCTCCAGCCCTTTGGGG CATTTCCTTCTGGCTGGgcggaaaaggaaaagaagcaaaactTCAAATTATCTCATTTCCCTGGACCCCAAAGACATGTCTCGCAACGGGAGCAACTTTGTAGGCAAAGTTAG ATCCAACGTCTTGGGCACGAAATTCACCATCTTCGATAATGGGGTGAACCCTGAGCGGAGTTATTGGGTTCCAGACAGTGCCCGGATCAGAGAGGAGCTGGGAGTCGTCTGTTAT GAGACCAATGTCTTGGGATTCAGGGGGCCTCGGAAAATGACTGTGATCCTTCCAGGAATGGACAGCCGGAAGCAGAGGATGAAAGTCCAGCCACAAaat GATCAGGATTCCATATTGAGTCGCGTACAGAAGGGCGCTGGACACGGGCTGCTCCTACTGCAGAACAAGGCCCCATCGTGGAGCGACGAAAGCGGCGCATACGTACTCAATTTTCACGGTCGCGTCACGCGAGCTTCGGTCAAGAACTTCCAGATAGTGCACCCGGATGAAC CCGACCACCTGGTGCTCCAGTTTGGCCGTGTGGCCCCAAACATATTCACGATGGATTTCCGATATCCTCTTTGCCCGCTCCAAGCCTTCGCCATCTGCTTATCCAGTTTCGATGGGAAACTGGCGT ttttttga
- the Tulp2 gene encoding tubby-related protein 2 isoform X1 has translation MDREGPRGPRRGASQENEQWKKETLEDEFSGVRLQKLEQQRQLFEKKQRRKRQEPLMVQANPDATLRHRRPRRGEERFQSDSSWGLGVGSPFLQENVPQAHLPSGAHSALVTMSYVGDGSGERAPLLSPRRAVYTRGNGPAARHLCWLPDSSDSDVEEVTMEDIPVISRPPQTNLANLRRGWLASPGPGISEEEEVESTDARVEDKTPSPDPDPTVNSDEDHGDLAPCKAEENTAQKNTETASGIGDEDPEKGEATESTETNNAPVASKVLQGDDGDTSNHNAWNMTCPQPRTPGPRLGEDMEAYVLLPAPRDHMVQCRIVRNKHGMDKGMFPSYYLYLEAEDGVAVRSSPLGHFLLAGRKRKRSKTSNYLISLDPKDMSRNGSNFVGKVRSNVLGTKFTIFDNGVNPERSYWVPDSARIREELGVVCYETNVLGFRGPRKMTVILPGMDSRKQRMKVQPQNDQDSILSRVQKGAGHGLLLLQNKAPSWSDESGAYVLNFHGRVTRASVKNFQIVHPDEPDHLVLQFGRVAPNIFTMDFRYPLCPLQAFAICLSSFDGKLACE, from the exons ATGGACCGTGAGGGGCCAAGAGGGCCGAGAAGAGG AGCGTCTCAGGAGAATGAACAGTGGAAGAAAGA GACCCTGGAGGATGAATTCTCTGGCGTGAGGCTGCAGAAGCTAGAACAACAG CGACAGCTATTTGAGAAGAAGCAGCGCAGGAAACGCCAGGAGCCCCTCATGGTTCAGGCCAATCCTGATGCTACCCTGAGGCACCGGCGACCAAGGCGCGGGGAGGAGCGCTTCCAGAGTGACAGCAGCTGGGGCCTTG GTGTTGGGAGCCCTTTCCTCCAGGAGAACGTACCGCAGGCACATCTGCCTTCAGGGGCGCACAGTGCCCTTGTCACCATGAGCTATGTCGGAGATGGGAGTGGTGAGCGGGCCCCCCTACTGTCACCCCGAAGAGCAG TATACACTCGGGGCAACGGCCCTGCGGCCCGTCATCTTtgctggcttccagacagctccGATTCAGACGTGGAGGAAGTGACCATGGAAGACATCCCCGTCATCTCCCGACCTCCCCAGACTAATCTGGCAAACCTACGCAGGGGCTGGTTAGCCTCCCCAGGACCCG GGATCAGTGAAGAAGAAGAGGTTGAATCCACGGATGCCAGAGTTGAAGACAAGACACCCAGCCCAGACCCAGACCCTACCGTGAACTCTGATGAAGATCATGGAGACCTGGCACCCTGCAAGGCGGAAGAAAACACAGCCCAGAAGAATACAGAAACAGCCTCTGGCATCGGG GATGAAgacccagagaagggagaggccaCAGAGTCTACAGAGACAAACAATGCCCCAGTGGCATCCAAGGTTTTGCAAGGCGACGATGGTGACACCAGCAACCACAATGCCTGGAACATGACCTGCCCCCAGCCTCGCACTCCCGGCCCTCGGCTTGGGGAGGACATGGAAGCATACGTGTTGCTCCCTGCACCCCGGGACCACATGGTGCAGTGCCGCATCGTCCGAAACAAGCACGGCATGGACAAGGGGATGTTCCCTTCCTACTACCTCTACCTGGAGGCCGAGGATGGTGTAGCAGTACGCTCCAGCCCTTTGGGG CATTTCCTTCTGGCTGGgcggaaaaggaaaagaagcaaaactTCAAATTATCTCATTTCCCTGGACCCCAAAGACATGTCTCGCAACGGGAGCAACTTTGTAGGCAAAGTTAG ATCCAACGTCTTGGGCACGAAATTCACCATCTTCGATAATGGGGTGAACCCTGAGCGGAGTTATTGGGTTCCAGACAGTGCCCGGATCAGAGAGGAGCTGGGAGTCGTCTGTTAT GAGACCAATGTCTTGGGATTCAGGGGGCCTCGGAAAATGACTGTGATCCTTCCAGGAATGGACAGCCGGAAGCAGAGGATGAAAGTCCAGCCACAAaat GATCAGGATTCCATATTGAGTCGCGTACAGAAGGGCGCTGGACACGGGCTGCTCCTACTGCAGAACAAGGCCCCATCGTGGAGCGACGAAAGCGGCGCATACGTACTCAATTTTCACGGTCGCGTCACGCGAGCTTCGGTCAAGAACTTCCAGATAGTGCACCCGGATGAAC CCGACCACCTGGTGCTCCAGTTTGGCCGTGTGGCCCCAAACATATTCACGATGGATTTCCGATATCCTCTTTGCCCGCTCCAAGCCTTCGCCATCTGCTTATCCAGTTTCGATGGGAAACTGGCGTGTGAGTAA
- the Tulp2 gene encoding tubby-related protein 2 isoform X4, with translation MDREGPRGPRRGASQENEQWKKETLEDEFSGVRLQKLEQQRQLFEKKQRRKRQEPLMVQANPDATLRHRRPRRGEERFQSDSSWGLGVGSPFLQENVPQAHLPSGAHSALVTMSYVGDGSGERAPLLSPRRAVYTRGNGPAARHLCWLPDSSDSDVEEVTMEDIPVISRPPQTNLANLRRGWLASPGPGISEEEEVESTDARVEDKTPSPDPDPTVNSDEDHGDLAPCKAEENTAQKNTETASGIGDEDPEKGEATESTETNNAPVASKVLQGDDGDTSNHNAWNMTCPQPRTPGPRLGEDMEAYVLLPAPRDHMVQCRIVRNKHGMDKGMFPSYYLYLEAEDGVAHFLLAGRKRKRSKTSNYLISLDPKDMSRNGSNFVGKVRSNVLGTKFTIFDNGVNPERSYWVPDSARIREELGVVCYETNVLGFRGPRKMTVILPGMDSRKQRMKVQPQNDQDSILSRVQKGAGHGLLLLQNKAPSWSDESGAYVLNFHGRVTRASVKNFQIVHPDEPDHLVLQFGRVAPNIFTMDFRYPLCPLQAFAICLSSFDGKLA, from the exons ATGGACCGTGAGGGGCCAAGAGGGCCGAGAAGAGG AGCGTCTCAGGAGAATGAACAGTGGAAGAAAGA GACCCTGGAGGATGAATTCTCTGGCGTGAGGCTGCAGAAGCTAGAACAACAG CGACAGCTATTTGAGAAGAAGCAGCGCAGGAAACGCCAGGAGCCCCTCATGGTTCAGGCCAATCCTGATGCTACCCTGAGGCACCGGCGACCAAGGCGCGGGGAGGAGCGCTTCCAGAGTGACAGCAGCTGGGGCCTTG GTGTTGGGAGCCCTTTCCTCCAGGAGAACGTACCGCAGGCACATCTGCCTTCAGGGGCGCACAGTGCCCTTGTCACCATGAGCTATGTCGGAGATGGGAGTGGTGAGCGGGCCCCCCTACTGTCACCCCGAAGAGCAG TATACACTCGGGGCAACGGCCCTGCGGCCCGTCATCTTtgctggcttccagacagctccGATTCAGACGTGGAGGAAGTGACCATGGAAGACATCCCCGTCATCTCCCGACCTCCCCAGACTAATCTGGCAAACCTACGCAGGGGCTGGTTAGCCTCCCCAGGACCCG GGATCAGTGAAGAAGAAGAGGTTGAATCCACGGATGCCAGAGTTGAAGACAAGACACCCAGCCCAGACCCAGACCCTACCGTGAACTCTGATGAAGATCATGGAGACCTGGCACCCTGCAAGGCGGAAGAAAACACAGCCCAGAAGAATACAGAAACAGCCTCTGGCATCGGG GATGAAgacccagagaagggagaggccaCAGAGTCTACAGAGACAAACAATGCCCCAGTGGCATCCAAGGTTTTGCAAGGCGACGATGGTGACACCAGCAACCACAATGCCTGGAACATGACCTGCCCCCAGCCTCGCACTCCCGGCCCTCGGCTTGGGGAGGACATGGAAGCATACGTGTTGCTCCCTGCACCCCGGGACCACATGGTGCAGTGCCGCATCGTCCGAAACAAGCACGGCATGGACAAGGGGATGTTCCCTTCCTACTACCTCTACCTGGAGGCCGAGGATGGTGTAGCA CATTTCCTTCTGGCTGGgcggaaaaggaaaagaagcaaaactTCAAATTATCTCATTTCCCTGGACCCCAAAGACATGTCTCGCAACGGGAGCAACTTTGTAGGCAAAGTTAG ATCCAACGTCTTGGGCACGAAATTCACCATCTTCGATAATGGGGTGAACCCTGAGCGGAGTTATTGGGTTCCAGACAGTGCCCGGATCAGAGAGGAGCTGGGAGTCGTCTGTTAT GAGACCAATGTCTTGGGATTCAGGGGGCCTCGGAAAATGACTGTGATCCTTCCAGGAATGGACAGCCGGAAGCAGAGGATGAAAGTCCAGCCACAAaat GATCAGGATTCCATATTGAGTCGCGTACAGAAGGGCGCTGGACACGGGCTGCTCCTACTGCAGAACAAGGCCCCATCGTGGAGCGACGAAAGCGGCGCATACGTACTCAATTTTCACGGTCGCGTCACGCGAGCTTCGGTCAAGAACTTCCAGATAGTGCACCCGGATGAAC CCGACCACCTGGTGCTCCAGTTTGGCCGTGTGGCCCCAAACATATTCACGATGGATTTCCGATATCCTCTTTGCCCGCTCCAAGCCTTCGCCATCTGCTTATCCAGTTTCGATGGGAAACTGGCGT GA
- the Tulp2 gene encoding tubby-related protein 2 isoform X3: MDREGPRGPRRGASQENEQWKKETLEDEFSGVRLQKLEQQRQLFEKKQRRKRQEPLMVQANPDATLRHRRPRRGEERFQSDSSWGLGVGSPFLQENVPQAHLPSGAHSALVTMSYVGDGSGERAPLLSPRRAVYTRGNGPAARHLCWLPDSSDSDVEEVTMEDIPVISRPPQTNLANLRRGWLASPGPGISEEEEVESTDARVEDKTPSPDPDPTVNSDEDHGDLAPCKAEENTAQKNTETASGIGDEDPEKGEATESTETNNAPVASKVLQGDDGDTSNHNAWNMTCPQPRTPGPRLGEDMEAYVLLPAPRDHMVQCRIVRNKHGMDKGMFPSYYLYLEAEDGVAHFLLAGRKRKRSKTSNYLISLDPKDMSRNGSNFVGKVRSNVLGTKFTIFDNGVNPERSYWVPDSARIREELGVVCYETNVLGFRGPRKMTVILPGMDSRKQRMKVQPQNDQDSILSRVQKGAGHGLLLLQNKAPSWSDESGAYVLNFHGRVTRASVKNFQIVHPDEPDHLVLQFGRVAPNIFTMDFRYPLCPLQAFAICLSSFDGKLACE, encoded by the exons ATGGACCGTGAGGGGCCAAGAGGGCCGAGAAGAGG AGCGTCTCAGGAGAATGAACAGTGGAAGAAAGA GACCCTGGAGGATGAATTCTCTGGCGTGAGGCTGCAGAAGCTAGAACAACAG CGACAGCTATTTGAGAAGAAGCAGCGCAGGAAACGCCAGGAGCCCCTCATGGTTCAGGCCAATCCTGATGCTACCCTGAGGCACCGGCGACCAAGGCGCGGGGAGGAGCGCTTCCAGAGTGACAGCAGCTGGGGCCTTG GTGTTGGGAGCCCTTTCCTCCAGGAGAACGTACCGCAGGCACATCTGCCTTCAGGGGCGCACAGTGCCCTTGTCACCATGAGCTATGTCGGAGATGGGAGTGGTGAGCGGGCCCCCCTACTGTCACCCCGAAGAGCAG TATACACTCGGGGCAACGGCCCTGCGGCCCGTCATCTTtgctggcttccagacagctccGATTCAGACGTGGAGGAAGTGACCATGGAAGACATCCCCGTCATCTCCCGACCTCCCCAGACTAATCTGGCAAACCTACGCAGGGGCTGGTTAGCCTCCCCAGGACCCG GGATCAGTGAAGAAGAAGAGGTTGAATCCACGGATGCCAGAGTTGAAGACAAGACACCCAGCCCAGACCCAGACCCTACCGTGAACTCTGATGAAGATCATGGAGACCTGGCACCCTGCAAGGCGGAAGAAAACACAGCCCAGAAGAATACAGAAACAGCCTCTGGCATCGGG GATGAAgacccagagaagggagaggccaCAGAGTCTACAGAGACAAACAATGCCCCAGTGGCATCCAAGGTTTTGCAAGGCGACGATGGTGACACCAGCAACCACAATGCCTGGAACATGACCTGCCCCCAGCCTCGCACTCCCGGCCCTCGGCTTGGGGAGGACATGGAAGCATACGTGTTGCTCCCTGCACCCCGGGACCACATGGTGCAGTGCCGCATCGTCCGAAACAAGCACGGCATGGACAAGGGGATGTTCCCTTCCTACTACCTCTACCTGGAGGCCGAGGATGGTGTAGCA CATTTCCTTCTGGCTGGgcggaaaaggaaaagaagcaaaactTCAAATTATCTCATTTCCCTGGACCCCAAAGACATGTCTCGCAACGGGAGCAACTTTGTAGGCAAAGTTAG ATCCAACGTCTTGGGCACGAAATTCACCATCTTCGATAATGGGGTGAACCCTGAGCGGAGTTATTGGGTTCCAGACAGTGCCCGGATCAGAGAGGAGCTGGGAGTCGTCTGTTAT GAGACCAATGTCTTGGGATTCAGGGGGCCTCGGAAAATGACTGTGATCCTTCCAGGAATGGACAGCCGGAAGCAGAGGATGAAAGTCCAGCCACAAaat GATCAGGATTCCATATTGAGTCGCGTACAGAAGGGCGCTGGACACGGGCTGCTCCTACTGCAGAACAAGGCCCCATCGTGGAGCGACGAAAGCGGCGCATACGTACTCAATTTTCACGGTCGCGTCACGCGAGCTTCGGTCAAGAACTTCCAGATAGTGCACCCGGATGAAC CCGACCACCTGGTGCTCCAGTTTGGCCGTGTGGCCCCAAACATATTCACGATGGATTTCCGATATCCTCTTTGCCCGCTCCAAGCCTTCGCCATCTGCTTATCCAGTTTCGATGGGAAACTGGCGTGTGAGTAA